In the genome of Dethiosulfovibrio faecalis, one region contains:
- a CDS encoding phosphatidylglycerophosphatase A, with amino-acid sequence MSSPAKEIRRDFPWALSTLFGLGGFSSMPGTVGSAVCCLIVMPVVSTPLLLFLIVLFSVLGVWGAGKYSRDRGLSDPSEVIVDEAVGVWISMLGHVTSVAASGYLLPALFLFRVFDILKPIPVSTAEKLPGGWGIMADDVVAGVLANLLLWAFRWIFIGDGFVRLFG; translated from the coding sequence ATGTCTAGTCCTGCGAAGGAAATACGGAGGGATTTTCCCTGGGCTCTATCCACACTTTTCGGCCTGGGCGGTTTCTCCTCCATGCCGGGTACTGTAGGATCCGCCGTATGCTGTCTGATCGTGATGCCGGTGGTATCGACCCCGTTGTTGCTCTTTCTCATAGTACTCTTCTCCGTTCTCGGAGTATGGGGAGCGGGAAAATACTCTAGGGATAGAGGGCTGTCCGATCCGTCGGAGGTCATAGTGGACGAGGCCGTCGGGGTGTGGATATCCATGCTCGGTCACGTCACCTCTGTGGCCGCCTCTGGCTATCTACTCCCAGCCTTGTTCCTCTTCAGGGTCTTCGACATACTCAAACCTATACCGGTCTCCACCGCGGAGAAACTTCCCGGAGGATGGGGGATAATGGCCGACGACGTCGTGGCAGGCGTATTGGCCAACCTGTTGCTGTGGGCTTTCAGATGGATATTCATAGGAGACGGTTTCGTCCGTCTTTTCGGGTGA
- a CDS encoding CinA family protein, with protein MIDLFPADIKDLSLRLKELCVDGKVKIALAESCTGGLIGGAITEIAGSSAYFQGTAGTYSNEAKEKVLSVSPEVIAKHGAVSSECAEAMAEGALRLYDANMAISVTGVAGPDGGSEEKPVGTVWFGVAGIGRSPSSFRKNFSGGRSSVRMETVRVALETLISELGGVLA; from the coding sequence GTGATCGACTTGTTCCCAGCGGATATAAAGGACCTGAGCCTACGGTTGAAGGAACTATGCGTAGACGGTAAAGTGAAGATAGCCCTCGCCGAATCCTGCACAGGCGGGCTGATAGGAGGGGCAATTACCGAGATAGCCGGAAGCTCCGCCTACTTTCAGGGAACCGCCGGAACCTACTCCAACGAAGCCAAGGAAAAAGTCCTGTCCGTATCTCCCGAGGTGATCGCGAAACACGGAGCAGTCAGTTCCGAATGTGCGGAGGCCATGGCGGAGGGAGCCTTGAGACTGTACGATGCGAATATGGCGATCTCCGTGACGGGTGTAGCTGGCCCGGATGGAGGATCGGAGGAGAAACCGGTCGGGACGGTGTGGTTCGGCGTCGCCGGAATCGGAAGGAGCCCCTCGTCTTTCAGGAAAAACTTCTCCGGAGGGCGTTCGTCCGTCCGTATGGAGACGGTCCGTGTCGCCCTGGAGACCTTGATATCCGAGTTGGGAGGCGTTTTAGCTTGA
- a CDS encoding helix-turn-helix domain-containing protein encodes MKESFDDVREPDRFDDVKSDNNESLTSLGDKLREERNRQGFTLDYVADETKIRKSYLENIELGDMDAFNGNVYRRGFVKKYLGFLGRMDLWKSYDILLVEDISDKKPEAQSALGDFTPPARGFRKGSRKGVFLLLMTVIVSSGWYVWSNREGLHDEVVRIQEEKVAEQEKREEEAKLLSARQREIAAASADLASSDIPEVTLAVSSVDSGVSSSPVSVESDSPILTIKALKDSWIRITRDGERVFGGTLKAGAVSEVEATGLIHVIYGRPETLSVSWNGKRVDPSTEGAGPVHFVYSSDGTQKVITSDEAEALWKEPSRPVPSEKVEKEEKPAPGPKKLLIRASKGDCWIKATRDGKTVYVGTLKKGDQREMDLTSSIRVTFGNPTAVAVSLDGKDAGRPGTPGRVGRIVYETDGSVRDVSEE; translated from the coding sequence ATGAAAGAATCCTTTGACGACGTCAGAGAACCAGATCGCTTCGACGACGTTAAGTCCGATAACAACGAGTCCTTGACATCTTTGGGAGACAAGCTCAGAGAGGAGAGAAATCGGCAGGGTTTTACCCTGGACTACGTGGCGGACGAGACCAAGATCCGAAAGTCCTATCTGGAGAACATTGAGCTCGGCGATATGGACGCCTTCAACGGGAACGTCTACCGTAGGGGATTCGTCAAAAAATATCTGGGCTTCCTAGGCCGTATGGATCTGTGGAAATCCTACGATATCCTTCTGGTGGAGGATATCAGCGATAAAAAGCCTGAAGCTCAATCGGCCCTGGGGGATTTCACCCCCCCTGCCAGAGGTTTTCGCAAGGGCTCCAGAAAAGGGGTCTTCCTGTTGCTGATGACGGTGATAGTCTCCTCTGGTTGGTACGTCTGGTCCAATAGGGAAGGCCTCCATGACGAAGTGGTCAGAATACAGGAGGAAAAGGTGGCCGAACAGGAGAAGAGAGAGGAGGAAGCCAAGCTCTTGTCAGCCAGGCAGAGGGAGATCGCCGCGGCCTCCGCCGACTTGGCCTCCTCCGATATCCCCGAGGTGACATTAGCCGTGTCCTCCGTGGATTCAGGGGTGTCATCGTCTCCTGTCTCGGTTGAATCGGACAGCCCGATCTTGACTATAAAGGCCCTGAAGGATTCCTGGATTCGCATAACCAGGGATGGCGAGAGAGTATTTGGAGGGACCCTCAAGGCCGGAGCTGTGTCCGAAGTGGAGGCCACCGGTCTCATACACGTAATATACGGTCGTCCCGAAACCTTGAGCGTAAGCTGGAACGGCAAGCGGGTCGATCCCTCCACCGAGGGGGCCGGGCCGGTGCACTTCGTCTACTCATCCGATGGAACCCAGAAAGTCATCACCTCCGATGAGGCGGAGGCCCTTTGGAAGGAGCCTAGCCGGCCCGTTCCTTCCGAAAAGGTCGAGAAGGAAGAAAAACCGGCTCCAGGGCCCAAAAAATTGCTTATAAGAGCCAGCAAGGGAGATTGTTGGATCAAGGCCACCAGAGACGGAAAGACCGTTTACGTCGGTACCCTTAAAAAAGGCGACCAGAGGGAGATGGATCTGACCTCCTCGATAAGGGTTACTTTCGGCAATCCTACCGCCGTGGCCGTATCCCTGGACGGCAAGGACGCCGGACGTCCAGGGACTCCCGGACGGGTCGGGCGAATTGTCTATGAAACGGACGGTTCCGTCAGAGACGTGTCCGAAGAATGA
- a CDS encoding DegT/DnrJ/EryC1/StrS family aminotransferase, which produces MKDRKLPTLDLKRGYARIKDEIDQAVKEVLESQYFIMGPQVSGLESDVEKYLEVPRAIGCASGSDALVLALKALDLKPGDEVITTPYSFFATASCITRLGATPVFADVDPDSYNVTAETVLSKVTEKTRAFIPVHLFGQMVHMEELSKELEARNVAIVEDCAQAFGSWRSIDGTPVRAGASGVLGCFSFFPTKNLGGYGDGGMVVSRDQEMADRIAKLRVHGAGSTYFHDEVGMNSRLDAIQAAVLRVKLHHLDSWNEERRIAADRYRVLFAEHDLLGIVTPPGEDEGNYHIYHQYVPKVMRDRDRLLEHLGSEGITARVYYPLSLHMQRCFSFLGYDKGDFPVSESLTEKTIALPIFPEITEEEQEWVVSTIAAFYGKK; this is translated from the coding sequence TCATAATGGGGCCTCAGGTCTCCGGTTTGGAGTCCGACGTGGAAAAATATCTGGAGGTCCCGAGGGCTATCGGATGTGCCTCCGGCAGCGATGCTCTGGTGCTGGCCCTCAAGGCCCTGGACCTAAAACCGGGAGACGAGGTTATAACCACCCCTTACTCTTTCTTCGCCACGGCAAGCTGCATAACCCGTTTAGGGGCCACTCCTGTGTTCGCCGACGTGGATCCCGACAGCTACAACGTGACGGCTGAAACGGTGTTGTCCAAGGTCACCGAAAAGACCAGAGCCTTTATCCCGGTCCATCTTTTCGGTCAGATGGTCCACATGGAGGAGCTATCCAAGGAGCTAGAGGCCAGAAACGTAGCGATAGTGGAGGATTGTGCCCAGGCCTTCGGTTCCTGGAGATCCATCGACGGAACTCCTGTCAGGGCAGGGGCTTCCGGGGTTCTAGGCTGTTTCTCCTTCTTCCCTACCAAAAACCTGGGAGGCTACGGAGACGGTGGCATGGTAGTCTCCAGGGACCAGGAGATGGCGGACAGAATCGCTAAGCTCAGGGTTCACGGGGCTGGCTCTACCTACTTTCACGACGAGGTGGGTATGAACAGCCGGCTGGATGCCATCCAGGCTGCGGTGCTGAGGGTTAAACTTCATCATCTGGATAGCTGGAACGAGGAACGTCGCATCGCGGCCGACAGGTATAGGGTCCTCTTTGCGGAACACGATCTTCTGGGGATAGTCACCCCTCCCGGCGAAGACGAGGGGAACTACCATATCTACCACCAGTATGTTCCCAAGGTTATGAGGGACAGAGACCGCCTTCTCGAGCATCTGGGGTCGGAGGGCATCACAGCCAGGGTCTACTATCCTCTGTCTTTGCATATGCAGAGGTGTTTCAGTTTCCTGGGCTATGATAAAGGGGATTTCCCCGTATCGGAGAGCTTGACCGAGAAGACCATAGCCCTTCCTATATTTCCGGAGATCACCGAGGAGGAGCAGGAGTGGGTAGTCTCCACCATAGCCGCCTTCTACGGAAAAAAATAG
- the thpR gene encoding RNA 2',3'-cyclic phosphodiesterase: MTVVRSFLALPIPEKLRVLAEDLVVQGRREFRSPRWVRGEHLHLTLRFFGEIEVKTYLRLAENLKTAFSDAPSVEGIALGKVGCFRRKGSISVIWMAVEERDRQVSRLAELAEKTAVEAGLSSERRPFRPHMTLARCNGRREDIVAYDCIRERWSPTPFLPVEKALLLRSELTPTGPIYSVEGEYPLTTRRGGR, translated from the coding sequence TTGACCGTCGTCAGGTCGTTCCTGGCTCTCCCGATTCCGGAAAAACTCCGAGTTCTCGCGGAAGATCTCGTCGTCCAGGGACGAAGGGAATTCAGGTCTCCCCGATGGGTCAGAGGGGAGCATCTCCACCTTACCCTCCGTTTTTTCGGAGAGATAGAGGTGAAAACCTACTTGAGACTGGCGGAAAACCTAAAGACCGCCTTCTCTGACGCCCCCTCGGTGGAGGGAATCGCCCTGGGGAAAGTCGGCTGTTTCAGGCGCAAGGGATCCATCTCCGTCATCTGGATGGCGGTGGAGGAGAGAGATCGTCAGGTTAGCCGGTTGGCGGAATTGGCGGAAAAAACGGCGGTCGAGGCCGGTTTATCGTCGGAGAGACGCCCTTTCAGGCCTCATATGACCCTGGCCAGGTGTAACGGCCGAAGAGAGGACATAGTCGCCTACGACTGCATAAGGGAAAGATGGTCTCCTACACCCTTCCTTCCGGTGGAGAAAGCCCTTCTCCTGAGGAGCGAGCTGACTCCAACCGGTCCTATCTACTCCGTAGAAGGAGAATACCCACTTACAACACGACGAGGAGGTCGATGA
- a CDS encoding RsmB/NOP family class I SAM-dependent RNA methyltransferase — protein MIEKRKREGNRPHGGIGRDRKGSRKNANGGDKGPLRGIEAALEVWREVRRGRFASESLRSISDRVSEKDRPLAATLVYSLIRRESLWKEIVGRFLKTGSSGVSPAVRDALMVGAAGSLELRTFEPRVLVNALVEWTKCRDERGARVVNAVLRRIVEGGPEILADIERSVAFSDLAMRSGVPLWAAKSWESSFGRTEGRALIELHSQPVSLALRVSPGVDRSEVVRRLEEGGFPAVESPDLPFSIRLEGTALPTGLPGYDEGKITPQSESSMVPPLAFIGRGKFSRLLDMCAGRGGKTGQLAQAFPEASLEGWDLSGPRIKAAVKEMKRLGISDRVKFSVGDSLELAPSFIPDGVLLDAPCSGSGTWRRHPESKWRLSQDELTRYGALQAKLLGRALDLVSTGGTVLYCTCSLFREENEQVVAKAMSVRPDVVELEPPHELVSRCRKGRPWGYYTWPDNPWTDGFYMALLTVTA, from the coding sequence GTGATCGAAAAAAGGAAAAGAGAGGGCAATCGGCCTCACGGAGGAATCGGTAGAGACAGAAAGGGATCTCGAAAGAACGCGAATGGAGGGGACAAGGGCCCTCTGAGAGGCATAGAGGCGGCTTTGGAGGTATGGAGAGAGGTTCGCAGAGGGCGCTTCGCCAGCGAGAGTCTGAGGTCCATCTCCGACAGGGTATCCGAGAAGGATCGTCCCCTGGCGGCTACCTTGGTGTACTCTCTGATACGGAGGGAGTCTCTCTGGAAGGAGATAGTGGGACGGTTCCTGAAGACCGGAAGCAGCGGGGTTTCTCCTGCGGTTCGCGACGCCTTGATGGTAGGAGCCGCCGGAAGCCTGGAACTTAGGACCTTCGAACCAAGGGTTCTGGTTAACGCCCTGGTAGAATGGACGAAGTGCCGGGACGAGAGGGGGGCCAGGGTAGTGAACGCCGTACTGCGTCGCATAGTAGAGGGCGGCCCCGAGATCCTGGCCGATATAGAACGCAGTGTCGCCTTTTCGGATCTTGCCATGAGGTCCGGGGTGCCCCTGTGGGCGGCGAAATCCTGGGAAAGCTCTTTCGGTAGAACCGAAGGACGTGCCCTGATAGAACTTCACTCTCAGCCCGTATCCCTGGCCCTGAGGGTCTCTCCGGGAGTCGACAGGTCCGAGGTGGTCCGACGTCTCGAGGAAGGGGGATTCCCCGCCGTCGAGTCTCCGGATCTGCCGTTTTCTATTCGGCTGGAGGGCACGGCACTGCCTACTGGATTGCCCGGTTACGACGAGGGCAAGATAACTCCTCAGAGCGAGTCCTCCATGGTTCCTCCTCTCGCCTTTATCGGAAGAGGAAAGTTCTCTCGTCTTTTGGATATGTGTGCTGGAAGAGGCGGAAAGACCGGGCAGCTCGCCCAGGCTTTTCCAGAAGCTTCCCTGGAGGGGTGGGATCTCTCTGGGCCTAGGATAAAGGCGGCGGTCAAGGAGATGAAGCGGCTGGGAATATCCGACAGGGTCAAATTCTCCGTCGGGGACTCTCTGGAACTGGCTCCGTCTTTCATCCCCGACGGGGTTCTTCTGGACGCCCCCTGTTCCGGTAGCGGTACATGGCGTCGTCACCCCGAGTCCAAATGGAGACTCTCTCAGGATGAACTGACACGCTATGGAGCTCTACAGGCTAAACTGCTGGGTAGGGCGCTGGATCTCGTTTCCACCGGGGGAACCGTGCTTTACTGTACCTGTAGCCTTTTCCGAGAGGAAAACGAACAGGTCGTCGCCAAGGCGATGTCCGTTAGGCCCGACGTCGTAGAGCTGGAGCCGCCTCATGAGCTTGTCTCTCGATGTAGAAAGGGCCGTCCCTGGGGCTATTACACATGGCCGGACAATCCCTGGACCGACGGATTCTACATGGCTCTGTTGACTGTTACCGCCTGA
- the rpe gene encoding ribulose-phosphate 3-epimerase translates to MARQISLDPGDLRIAPSLLSADPLAMSDSIVSLNGTHDWLHVDVMDGHFVPNLSYGPALVGALRKAYPDEILDVHLMVEPPECFIESFLDKEPDFLTVHVEATPHLHRVLSRIRERGARPGVVLNPGTPVDAVYPVLSMVDMVLVMSVNPGFGGQSFIPETLAKLVDLCRIRASRKLSFLIEIDGGVGAGNIAEIVRSGADVAVMGSAVFGTDDPEKTIGKIREIALEGSKI, encoded by the coding sequence ATGGCAAGACAGATATCGCTAGATCCGGGGGACCTTAGAATAGCCCCTTCCCTGTTGTCGGCGGACCCTCTGGCCATGTCCGACAGCATAGTGTCGCTAAACGGAACCCACGATTGGCTTCACGTCGACGTGATGGACGGTCACTTCGTCCCGAATCTCTCCTACGGACCCGCATTGGTAGGGGCGCTGAGGAAGGCTTATCCCGACGAGATCCTGGACGTTCACCTCATGGTAGAGCCTCCGGAGTGCTTCATCGAGAGTTTTCTGGATAAAGAGCCCGATTTTCTCACGGTACACGTAGAGGCTACTCCCCATCTTCACAGGGTCCTGAGCCGTATAAGAGAGAGAGGAGCACGCCCCGGGGTTGTCCTTAATCCCGGTACCCCTGTTGATGCGGTGTATCCGGTACTGTCCATGGTGGACATGGTCCTGGTCATGTCGGTAAACCCCGGTTTCGGTGGACAGTCCTTCATTCCGGAGACGTTAGCCAAGCTCGTCGATCTCTGCAGGATCAGGGCATCGAGAAAGCTGTCGTTCCTGATAGAGATCGACGGAGGCGTCGGCGCCGGCAACATTGCTGAGATAGTCAGGTCCGGAGCCGACGTGGCTGTCATGGGCAGCGCCGTCTTTGGCACAGACGATCCGGAGAAAACGATAGGAAAGATCAGAGAAATCGCCTTGGAGGGATCAAAAATATGA
- a CDS encoding zinc metallopeptidase: MFPFFFDPTMVLLLPALLLAFWAQARVKSTFAQYSHVASRRGVTGSDVARALLMQFGLSDVPVRPIAGNLTDHYDPRNRSLSLSDSVYGSTSIAAIGVAAHEVGHAMQHQEGYMPLQFRNAIVPVVNIGSMAAFPLFFIGLLFRGQILMNVGIVLFLGVLIFHLVTLPVELDASSRALKVLDGTGMLASDELVGARKVLNAAALTYVSATVMAAAQLIRLLVLRNMFGGDD, translated from the coding sequence ATGTTCCCCTTCTTTTTCGATCCAACGATGGTCTTGCTTCTGCCGGCTCTTTTGCTCGCCTTTTGGGCTCAGGCCAGGGTCAAGTCCACCTTTGCTCAGTACAGTCATGTGGCCTCCCGTCGCGGAGTTACCGGTTCGGACGTCGCCAGGGCTCTGTTGATGCAGTTCGGCCTGTCCGACGTGCCGGTTCGCCCTATTGCGGGAAACTTGACGGATCATTACGATCCAAGAAACAGGAGCCTTAGCCTGTCCGACTCGGTATACGGAAGCACCAGTATAGCGGCTATCGGCGTAGCGGCTCACGAGGTGGGCCATGCCATGCAGCACCAGGAAGGTTATATGCCTCTTCAGTTCAGAAACGCTATAGTTCCGGTCGTCAACATAGGCTCGATGGCGGCATTCCCGTTGTTTTTCATAGGACTCCTCTTCAGAGGGCAGATCTTGATGAACGTGGGAATAGTGCTGTTTCTGGGGGTGTTGATTTTTCATCTGGTGACCTTGCCGGTCGAGTTGGACGCCAGCTCGAGAGCTCTTAAGGTCCTGGACGGAACGGGAATGCTGGCTTCCGACGAGTTGGTAGGGGCCAGAAAGGTGCTCAACGCAGCCGCACTGACATATGTGTCGGCCACGGTGATGGCCGCGGCTCAGTTGATCCGGCTTTTGGTCTTGAGAAATATGTTCGGCGGAGACGATTAG
- a CDS encoding PASTA domain-containing protein has translation MKKVIRLSLVLVLLAILGSAGAVFYSVFFGGESLVVPPMVGASVLDAVDMVERMGLQVRVDQEESLEPRGTVIAQWPQSGVKVNSEKIIILKVSKGGYKKALPDLRGMEFSRATAKLQELEFLLGDVIRVVNDKPSGVVVAQNPAAPVMISRTRPVALLVSMGPEKNSSGRVVVPDVLGKDEESARKLVAQSGLSVSVEYVYTQSSPPGMAISLKPKAGTSLPSGAIVTVKVSTMRQSVKPPRPTESDSPAASTSPAEITVPGSSTQPGTQTTVPVQPSKPSSGGARIVVVPGEDASGPRPASAPDDGQSQQEPAQQRPETPPAASEPGKTAKIRYQVPPLTKPLELKIEIIDKNGARTLVNKEVSGGEYVSLDGTYAGEAAVTIYLGGEFVWQDRYR, from the coding sequence ATGAAAAAAGTCATCCGTTTGAGCTTGGTATTGGTGCTGCTGGCGATTCTTGGTTCCGCCGGTGCGGTCTTCTATTCGGTCTTTTTCGGCGGAGAGTCGCTGGTAGTTCCTCCTATGGTGGGGGCTTCCGTTCTCGACGCCGTGGATATGGTGGAACGCATGGGACTTCAGGTCAGAGTGGACCAGGAGGAATCTCTCGAACCGAGGGGTACGGTTATAGCCCAATGGCCTCAATCCGGCGTCAAGGTGAACAGCGAGAAGATCATCATTCTCAAGGTCAGCAAGGGCGGATACAAGAAAGCCCTGCCAGACCTGAGGGGAATGGAGTTCTCCAGGGCCACCGCGAAGCTTCAGGAGTTGGAGTTTCTCCTTGGAGACGTCATAAGGGTGGTGAACGACAAGCCGTCGGGAGTCGTGGTGGCTCAGAATCCGGCCGCTCCCGTGATGATAAGCCGTACCAGACCGGTTGCCCTTCTGGTCAGTATGGGGCCGGAGAAAAACAGCTCCGGTAGGGTAGTGGTTCCGGATGTTCTGGGAAAGGACGAAGAGTCCGCCAGAAAACTGGTCGCTCAGAGCGGTCTGTCCGTCTCGGTGGAGTACGTCTACACCCAGTCGTCGCCTCCCGGGATGGCCATATCCCTTAAGCCTAAGGCCGGAACCTCTCTGCCCTCGGGGGCCATCGTTACGGTGAAGGTCTCCACGATGAGACAATCGGTGAAACCACCCAGACCGACGGAAAGCGACAGCCCCGCTGCGTCTACCTCCCCGGCGGAGATAACCGTTCCCGGAAGTTCTACCCAGCCTGGAACCCAAACTACCGTTCCGGTTCAGCCCTCGAAGCCGTCTTCCGGAGGTGCCAGAATCGTCGTGGTTCCCGGAGAGGATGCCTCGGGGCCGAGGCCGGCTTCTGCGCCCGACGATGGCCAGTCTCAACAGGAACCGGCACAGCAGCGTCCCGAGACCCCTCCCGCAGCGTCGGAGCCCGGGAAGACGGCCAAGATCAGATATCAGGTGCCGCCTCTGACCAAGCCGCTGGAGTTGAAGATAGAGATTATCGACAAAAATGGAGCCAGGACCTTGGTCAATAAGGAGGTCTCTGGTGGAGAATATGTCTCTCTTGACGGAACCTACGCCGGAGAGGCCGCGGTTACAATATATCTCGGAGGAGAATTCGTATGGCAAGACAGATATCGCTAG
- the rimO gene encoding 30S ribosomal protein S12 methylthiotransferase RimO, which produces MKKIHILTLGCPKNSVDSEVLADRFDPGNWTLVDRVEECDIAIVNTCGFIQPAVEESIDVILDLEEMKVQGTLEKVCVVGCLVNRYGEDLKKEFPSVDLWAEAEDWDSLARALGIDSPRRGRRILTESPWTRYLKVGEGCDTRCSFCTIPSIRGPLRSREPKDIVAEAVKLVEEGAKELCLVGQDLTVYGSDLSKRGSLSGLLDAMEAELPEDVWLRLFYLHPSRVDETFLERVLDSSRILPWLDIPIQHVDADVLRRMNRPPVEEHIRKLFKTGRRMFPDFAFRTTIMVGFPGETEKAFQSLLDFVEDVAFDRLGAFTFCPEEGTPAASMPDQIPQDEKDRRYAELMELQQGISLTRQRGFVGKEMDVLIEEVDEEDGTRWGRSFRDAPEIDGLVSISGADGDVPGDMVKVSITDASEYDLFGERVRSDV; this is translated from the coding sequence ATGAAAAAAATCCACATCCTCACGTTAGGTTGTCCTAAAAACTCGGTGGACAGCGAGGTGTTGGCCGATAGATTCGACCCGGGGAATTGGACGCTGGTCGACCGGGTGGAGGAATGCGATATAGCCATAGTCAACACCTGCGGTTTCATCCAACCGGCGGTGGAGGAGAGCATCGACGTCATCCTCGATCTGGAGGAGATGAAGGTCCAGGGGACATTGGAGAAAGTCTGCGTCGTCGGGTGTCTGGTCAACAGATACGGAGAGGACCTCAAAAAAGAGTTCCCCTCGGTCGACCTTTGGGCCGAGGCTGAGGACTGGGACTCCCTGGCGAGGGCACTAGGAATCGATTCGCCTCGACGAGGCCGACGGATTCTGACCGAATCGCCTTGGACCAGATATCTCAAGGTCGGCGAGGGATGCGATACCAGGTGTTCTTTCTGCACCATCCCCTCCATCAGGGGCCCTCTTAGAAGCAGGGAACCCAAGGATATCGTGGCCGAAGCGGTAAAACTGGTGGAAGAGGGAGCCAAGGAACTCTGTCTGGTGGGGCAGGATTTGACCGTTTACGGCTCGGATCTCTCGAAGCGAGGTTCCCTGTCCGGCCTTTTGGACGCTATGGAAGCCGAGCTCCCGGAGGATGTATGGCTCAGGCTTTTTTATCTCCATCCGTCAAGGGTCGACGAGACTTTCCTGGAGAGGGTGTTGGACAGCTCCAGGATATTGCCATGGCTCGACATACCGATACAGCACGTAGACGCCGATGTGCTTCGCAGGATGAATCGCCCTCCTGTGGAGGAGCATATCAGAAAGCTGTTTAAAACCGGACGAAGGATGTTCCCGGATTTCGCCTTCAGGACCACCATAATGGTTGGCTTCCCCGGAGAGACGGAAAAAGCCTTTCAGTCCTTGTTGGACTTCGTGGAGGACGTAGCCTTCGACCGATTGGGGGCCTTTACCTTCTGTCCCGAGGAGGGCACTCCGGCGGCTTCCATGCCGGATCAGATTCCTCAGGATGAGAAGGATAGAAGGTACGCCGAGTTGATGGAGCTTCAACAGGGCATATCCCTGACGAGACAAAGAGGGTTCGTCGGAAAAGAGATGGACGTTCTGATAGAAGAGGTGGACGAGGAGGACGGAACCAGATGGGGCCGATCCTTCAGGGACGCTCCCGAGATAGATGGTTTGGTGTCGATATCGGGAGCCGATGGCGATGTGCCTGGCGATATGGTGAAGGTCTCCATAACCGACGCCTCGGAATACGATCTCTTCGGGGAGAGGGTGCGTTCTGATGTCTAG
- a CDS encoding DUF6391 domain-containing protein, with product MPLLIILALMFFMPWLGFMLLLVVGLFLVVMIPLGFAASSFFWALAGPSQLFKMLFDKKVRKNHALEHATARVLSYRGYPGLAGEADGRGFSIRGLPDPSLVFDAAKEARDRLVSGESELAIHPRCGTTVVVVNTLSSLIFIALLIATGSMSLLSVILALVAAQILGPLVSPWVQRHVTTDPDVRSLRVAGVELRSSNRMVFGAAVRMADSVYVSTVDDSGVIDAEVV from the coding sequence GTGCCCCTTTTGATAATACTGGCCCTGATGTTCTTCATGCCCTGGTTGGGGTTTATGCTGCTTTTGGTGGTGGGATTGTTTCTCGTGGTAATGATCCCCTTGGGATTTGCGGCGAGCTCTTTTTTCTGGGCCTTGGCCGGTCCGTCCCAGCTTTTCAAGATGCTTTTCGATAAAAAGGTCAGAAAGAACCACGCCCTGGAACACGCTACAGCGAGAGTTTTATCCTACAGAGGATATCCCGGTCTTGCCGGAGAGGCCGACGGCAGGGGGTTCAGCATCAGAGGTCTCCCCGATCCGTCGCTGGTGTTTGATGCCGCTAAGGAGGCCAGAGATCGCCTGGTCTCGGGAGAGTCGGAGCTTGCCATACATCCCCGATGCGGCACCACCGTGGTGGTCGTCAATACCCTTTCGTCCCTGATATTCATAGCGTTGTTGATCGCCACCGGGTCCATGAGTCTGCTTTCCGTTATATTGGCTCTGGTGGCGGCTCAGATTTTGGGCCCGTTGGTCAGCCCCTGGGTGCAGAGACACGTGACCACCGATCCCGACGTGAGGTCTCTTCGCGTTGCCGGTGTGGAACTGCGTTCGTCGAACAGAATGGTATTCGGTGCGGCCGTAAGAATGGCCGATTCCGTCTACGTCAGCACCGTCGACGACAGCGGAGTGATAGATGCGGAGGTCGTTTAA